The following proteins are co-located in the Argopecten irradians isolate NY chromosome 9, Ai_NY, whole genome shotgun sequence genome:
- the LOC138331156 gene encoding cytospin-A-like: MQADVKVKKTSTPIRTTPVKTNRGFKESKSDHMSLSSKQKAPLQSKTVGSPMGKPYLSKSYENLSLHQKKKLSAYIDHRPKSSLGLPKADSAGKQSNKENLQQKDKEGFVKPKPVKAFIVAPIRKASSTQNIDKSGGNGGNGGGGRDTPHKSYTSRMQAMKRAHSQQNVSKDKLARKRTSAPADVMAYNAELLANFEKDKKLLEARISELVQVAENRKAEIEKFKYETKNLKEQIPSHDLKDEIQFLRTENKLYMDQLKDLGHPVEQITDTEKLSRLKSQAAKASKSSEVNVPKSMSCDSLSTDGRCNTGKLDALDRSVTSEPGMSLNDICSQVPEHPSLCSLEISANWEKGSNKSSDALSEVSVAGLTERILQMEESHYSTNEELQATLQELGDLQHSVNELTDENERLFNERNILLESLCTQTEKLEHCRIQIEQLKSLLISGTLPDATNREVQLLELLKAGQVEREEMIRKQNEYANALHNCEQDLRDSQDVADATRDKSLLLEDTASSLKSERDTYARHNSELKEQIANNRIEISHYKTLLENEKTRVQELDQYCAASKRSDLEELLHNALQEKDKLEDKLANTTEKLLHSQNEVDNLREMLRSRDEEIMVTKKNGRTQMHELEYKVDRLDKEREENKLEIESLRQRLTEEEQDTDQLREEKKCLSMEVQGLHKQLDTALQDKAKAEAEAHELQEKMDLKAEEWQQFQKDLQVAVLVANDFRAETQEDRDKIQQDNATLAEKVASLQGDVDKLREENERLKSQKSLDEKSSTPKSIMSNAELKGKVMCTVDRELLHLRDKRQDKNATQSVKSLIRSIEEQVKSGCSSLHSSTCSSRRNSDTTDGTSLSGIREFQDLVKSPSSPNVEGSPLYNTSTPDVTLRSALKKTEKPSPIRLSVGMLSFDSPRSPLETGPKSAPPSSSKSETSPTITSILSNRPSASKRRSSTVGLVESGDRKEVSTKDPLSMLSKQMGGSKRNALLKWCQQKTINYPKVDITNFSSSWNDGLAFCALLHSYLPNKVPYAELSSEDKRKNFNYAFEAAESVGISSSILNINDMVVMERPDWQAVMAYVTSIYKHFEVDAKS, encoded by the exons ATGCAGGCCGACGTGAAAGTAAAGAAGACGTCAACGCCCATCAGGACGACTCCTGTTAAAACTAATCGTGGCTTTAAGGAATCCAAATCTGACCACATGAGTCTGTCGTCGAAACAGAAAGCTCCGCTGCAGAGCAAGACTGTTGGCTCTCCTATGGGAAAGCCCTATCTCAGCAAGAGCTATGAGAATTTGTCCTTACACCAGAAGAAGAAGCTTTCGGCCTACATTGATCACAGACCTAAGTCCAGCCTGGGTCTGCCGAAGGCTGACAGTGCAGGTAAACAGAGCAATAAGGAAAACCTACAACAGAAAGACAAAGAAGGTTTCGTTAAACCAAAACCTGTCAAGGCTTTCATTGTGGCCCCCATACGAAAAGCGTCAAGCACCCAAAACATTGACAAGAGCGGTGGGAATGGAGGCAATGGTGGAGGGGGTAGGGACACCCCTCATAAGTCCTATACCAGTAGGATGCAGGCCATGAAACGCGCTCATAGTCAACAGAACGTCAGCAAGGACAAACTGGCGCGTAAACGCACTTCCGCTCCCGCCGACGTCATGGCTTATAATGCAGAGCTTCTTGCCAACTTTGAAAAGGACAAGAAATTGCTTGAGGCTAGAATCTCAGAATTAGTGCAAGTTGCAGAAAATAGAAAAGCTGAAATTGAAAAGTTCAAATATGAAACGAAAAATTTGAAGGAGCAAATTCCGTCACACGATTTAAAGGATGAGATTCAATTTTTaagaacagaaaataaattgtacatgGACCAGTTGAAGGATTTAGGACATCCAGTGGAACAGATTACAGATACAGAGAAACTGTCTCGGTTAAAAAGTCAAGCGGCCAAAGCAAGCAAGTCTTCAGAGGTAAATGTTCCGAAGAGTATGAGTTGTGATAGTTTGTCAACGGATGGAAGgtgtaatacaggtaaacttGACGCGCTTGACCGGTCAGTGACCTCTGAACCCGGCATGTCACTGAACGACATTTGTAGCCAAGTGCCTGAACATCCATCACTCTGTTCTTTGGAAATCAGCGCAAATTGGGAGAAAGGCAGTAACAAGAGCAGCGATGCTCTGAGTGAGGTGAGCGTGGCAGGACTGACGGAGCGTATACTGCAAATGGAAGAGAGTCACTACAGTACAAACGAAGAACTACAAGCCACTCTGCAGGAGCTTGGAGACCTTCAGCATAGTGTTAATGAACTCACTGATGAAAATGAACGTCTGTTCAACGAGAGGAACATTTTACTTGAGTCGCTGTGTACACAAACAGAGAAACTTGAGCACTGTCGTATACAGATTGAACAACTGAAAAGTCTTCTGATCAGTGGGACGTTACCTGATGCGACCAACCGCGAAGTTCAGTTACTGGAACTTCTCAAGGCAGGTCAGGTCGAGAGAGAGGAGATGATCCGTAAACAGAACGAGTATGCAAATGCCCTTCACAACTGTGAACAAGACCTGCGCGATTCGCAGGATGTTGCGGATGCCACACGAGATAAATCCTTGTTATTGGAAGACACTGCATCCAGCTTAAAGTCGGAACGTGACACATATGCACGCCACAACTCGGAACTCAAAGAACAGATTGCAAATAATAGAATTGAGATTTCCCATTACAAGACACTACTTGAGAATGAAAAGACGCGTGTGCAGGAACTCGACCAGTATTGTGCCGCATCAAAGCGATCTGACTTAGAGGAACTTCTGCACAATGCTCTGCAAGAGAAAGACAAACTTGAAGATAAATTGGCCAACACAACTGAGAAGCTGCTCCACAGTCAAAATGAGGTAGACAATTTGCGAGAGATGTTGCGATCTCGAGACGAGGAGATCATGGTCACAAAGAAAAATGGCCGAACTCAGATGCATGAACTCGAGTATAAGGTAGACCGCCTTGACAAGGAACGTGAAGAAAACAAGTTAGAAATCGAATCCCTACGGCAGCGTTTGACGGAAGAGGAACAGGACACCGACCAGCTGCGCGAGGAAAAGAAGTGCCTTTCAATGGAAGTTCAAGGGCTTCACAAACAACTTGATACTGCCCTACAGGACAAGGCAAAGGCAGAGGCAGAGGCACATGAACTCCAGGAGAAAATGGATCTGAAAGCAGAGGAGTGGCAGCAGTTCCAAAAAGACCTTCAGGTCGCTGTACTAGTAGCTAATGACTTCCGCGCAGAGACGCAAGAGGATCGGGATAAAATTCAACAAGACAATGCCACTCTTGCCGAGAAAGTGGCAAGTCTGCAAGGTGATGTTGACAAGCTACGCGAGGAAAATGAGAGACTGAAATCACAGAAAAGTCTCGATGAAAAGAGTAGTACGCCAAAGTCAATAATGTCAAATGCAGAACTGAAGGGCAAGGTCATGTGCACTGTTGATCGCGAATTGCTACACCTACGTGACAAAAGACAGGATAAGAATGCTACACAGTCAGTTAAAAGTTTGATTCGCTCCATTGAGGAGCAGGTCAAGAGCGGCTGCTCATCTCTCCATTCTAGTACATGTAGTTCGCGGAGAAATTCCGACACAACAGACGGAACATCTTTATCAGGAATCCGTGAATTCCAGGACCTTGTCAAGTCACCATCTTCTCCAAATGTTGAGGGTTCACCGTTATACAACACAAGCACTCCCGATGTCACCCTTCGTTCTGCTCTGAAAAAGACAGAAAAACCGTCGCCCATACGTCTTTCAGTAGGCATGTTGTCGTTTGATAGTCCACGATCCCCGCTAGAGACTGGACCAAAGTCAGCTCCCCCAAGTAGTAGCAAAAGTGAAACGTCACCGACGATTACATCAATACTGTCCAATAGGCCTTCAGCCAGCAAGCGTCGCAGCAGTACAGTTGG ACTGGTAGAGAGTGGAGATCGTAAGGAGGTTAGCACCAAGGATCCACTGAGCATGTTATCCAAACAGATGGGAGGCTCCAAGAGGAATGCACTCCTCAAATGGTGTCAGCAGAAAACCATTAACTACCCT AAGG